The proteins below come from a single Demetria terragena DSM 11295 genomic window:
- a CDS encoding LVIVD repeat-containing protein, whose protein sequence is MGSRRSRSKVALLTTGLLTTTMGVGVGSALADPGDGSGAVGNDKVVNRGLAKTPSSNKSEIGRSGTDLGPGEIGRSKNMKHLANVRPDGPLATDTGTDIAFQDDKAFVGNYSGFSIWDIKTPSKPRKIAQVSCPGSQNDISVSGDRLYLSTDVARSDDSCASTGGSGTDKASWEGIKIFDISDLKKPRYVQAVETACGSHTHTLVPGGKSKEYLYVSSYSPSKSLPDCQPPHDSISIIEVPKKRPAAAKVVAEPNLFPDGGTESPDLLAGGTSGCHDITVYPAKNLAAGACMGDGIIMSIADPKNPKVIERVSDRNFDFWHSATFTNDGSKVLFTDELGGGNTATCDETTAPFRGANAIYNLNGRNKLKFQSYFKIDRHQHPSENCVSHNGSLIPVKGKNIMVQSWYMGGTNVWDFTNPTKPREIGYFERGPEKVKGDGGGTWSSYYYNGHIYSSDLGMGLDVLKITGKDFKSAAKVKMGEFNPQSQPFIQNR, encoded by the coding sequence ATGGGTTCGAGGCGGTCGCGCTCGAAGGTAGCGCTGCTCACCACGGGGTTACTGACCACCACGATGGGCGTGGGCGTGGGCAGTGCACTCGCCGATCCCGGTGATGGCTCGGGTGCTGTAGGAAACGACAAAGTAGTCAATCGAGGTCTGGCCAAGACGCCGAGCAGTAACAAGTCGGAGATCGGTCGCTCTGGTACGGACCTGGGCCCCGGCGAGATCGGCCGAAGCAAAAACATGAAGCACTTGGCCAACGTGCGACCAGACGGTCCGCTGGCCACCGACACTGGAACTGACATTGCGTTCCAGGACGACAAGGCCTTCGTTGGCAACTACTCAGGCTTCTCGATCTGGGACATCAAAACCCCGAGTAAGCCCCGCAAGATTGCGCAGGTCTCCTGCCCCGGATCGCAAAATGACATCTCAGTGTCAGGCGACCGCCTTTACCTCTCCACGGACGTGGCGCGTAGCGACGACTCGTGTGCATCCACGGGCGGTTCCGGCACCGATAAGGCGAGTTGGGAGGGAATCAAAATCTTCGATATCAGCGACCTGAAGAAGCCGCGCTACGTTCAGGCTGTTGAGACGGCGTGTGGTTCCCACACCCACACCCTCGTTCCTGGCGGCAAGTCGAAGGAGTACCTCTACGTCTCGAGTTATAGCCCGTCTAAGTCGTTGCCCGACTGCCAGCCGCCGCACGACTCCATCTCGATCATTGAGGTGCCCAAGAAGCGGCCTGCGGCAGCGAAGGTCGTCGCCGAGCCCAACCTGTTCCCCGATGGCGGGACAGAGAGTCCTGACCTGCTCGCGGGTGGCACCAGCGGCTGCCACGACATCACGGTCTACCCGGCGAAAAACCTGGCGGCCGGGGCATGCATGGGCGACGGCATCATCATGAGCATCGCCGACCCGAAGAACCCGAAGGTGATTGAGCGGGTCTCTGACCGCAACTTCGATTTCTGGCACTCGGCCACGTTCACCAATGACGGAAGCAAGGTGCTGTTCACCGACGAGTTGGGTGGCGGTAACACCGCGACCTGCGATGAGACGACCGCGCCGTTCCGTGGCGCCAACGCCATCTATAACCTCAACGGCCGAAACAAGTTGAAGTTCCAGTCGTACTTCAAGATTGACCGCCACCAGCACCCATCAGAGAACTGTGTGTCGCACAACGGGTCGCTGATTCCGGTCAAGGGCAAGAACATCATGGTTCAGTCCTGGTACATGGGCGGCACCAATGTGTGGGACTTCACCAACCCGACCAAGCCTCGGGAAATCGGCTACTTCGAGCGTGGCCCGGAGAAGGTCAAGGGTGACGGCGGCGGAACCTGGTCGTCCTACTACTACAACGGGCACATCTACTCTTCTGACCTGGGCATGGGCCTCGATGTCTTGAAGATCACCGGCAAGGATTTCAAGAGCGCCGCGAAGGTGAAGATGGGCGAGTTCAACCCGCAGTCTCAGCCGTTCATTCAGAACCGGTAA
- a CDS encoding alpha-amylase family glycosyl hydrolase has product MSDRYQMGATVHDGGVSFRVWAPFAQQVAVVGDFNDWDASAHPLQRTRNGRWSGEVPGAGVGQEYRFHLVASDGSELSRIDPYARQVTNSVGNGVIYDHGDFDWQGDDYGCPPRDDLVIYELHIGSFYAEDPSRPGTFEMAYSRLDHLVALGINAIEIMPVMEFAGDRSWGYNPAHPFAVESVYGGPDALKTLVREAHRRGLAVIVDVVYNHFGPSDLDLWQFDGWSENGKGGIYFYNDDRSQTPWGDTRPDYGRPEVRQYIYDNAVSWLRDFHADGLRWDMTPYVRSVDGGGQNLPDGWSLMQEVNEHLSADWPDVVLLAEDMQGKPEITSVAKFHAQWDGAFVHPVRAAMIAMDDGSRSMPALAQAVATRYNDDAFQRVVYTESHDEVANGRARLPEEIDGENPRAWHARKRSMLGAAITLTSPGIPMLFQGQEFLEDEWFRDDVPLEWHLSEEFHGVVRAYADLIQLRRNVSGGIPGLRGQHVGVTHVDDQAKVLAYVRSSAPSAAPGDALVVVNASHQEYRDYYLGTSVPGRWELVFNGDARAYSDDFGDVSSGDLYAGPDARGAITIAPYTAQVFRLA; this is encoded by the coding sequence ATGTCGGACAGGTATCAGATGGGCGCGACCGTCCATGACGGTGGAGTGTCATTTCGGGTGTGGGCGCCCTTCGCGCAGCAGGTTGCGGTCGTCGGTGACTTCAATGACTGGGATGCCAGCGCGCATCCACTGCAACGGACGCGCAACGGGCGATGGTCAGGCGAGGTGCCGGGCGCCGGCGTCGGGCAGGAATACCGCTTCCATCTCGTCGCCTCAGACGGCAGCGAGCTGTCGCGGATTGACCCGTACGCCCGCCAGGTCACCAACTCGGTCGGGAACGGCGTCATCTACGACCACGGTGATTTCGACTGGCAGGGCGATGACTATGGGTGCCCGCCCCGAGATGACCTGGTGATCTACGAACTGCACATCGGGTCCTTCTACGCCGAGGATCCCAGCCGTCCTGGCACCTTCGAGATGGCGTACAGCCGCCTCGACCACCTGGTGGCGCTCGGCATCAACGCGATCGAGATTATGCCGGTGATGGAGTTCGCGGGAGACCGCTCATGGGGGTATAACCCAGCGCACCCGTTTGCCGTGGAGTCGGTCTATGGCGGTCCGGACGCGCTGAAGACGCTGGTGCGGGAAGCGCACCGGCGTGGCCTGGCCGTGATTGTCGACGTCGTCTACAACCACTTTGGGCCCAGCGACCTCGATCTGTGGCAGTTCGACGGCTGGAGCGAAAACGGCAAGGGCGGAATCTACTTCTACAACGACGACCGGTCGCAGACCCCATGGGGTGACACCCGCCCCGATTACGGTCGGCCCGAGGTGCGGCAATACATCTATGACAACGCGGTGTCGTGGCTGCGCGACTTTCATGCCGACGGGTTGCGCTGGGATATGACGCCGTACGTCCGCAGTGTCGATGGCGGCGGGCAGAACCTCCCCGACGGCTGGTCCCTGATGCAGGAGGTCAACGAACACCTGAGCGCCGACTGGCCCGATGTGGTGCTCCTCGCCGAGGACATGCAGGGCAAGCCAGAGATCACCTCGGTGGCGAAGTTCCATGCGCAGTGGGATGGTGCGTTCGTGCACCCGGTTCGTGCGGCGATGATCGCGATGGATGACGGTTCGCGCTCGATGCCAGCGCTCGCGCAGGCGGTCGCCACGCGCTACAACGACGATGCCTTCCAGCGGGTGGTCTACACCGAATCGCACGACGAGGTGGCCAATGGTCGCGCTCGCCTCCCCGAGGAGATCGATGGCGAGAATCCGCGAGCGTGGCACGCCCGGAAGCGTTCGATGCTGGGCGCCGCGATCACCCTCACCAGTCCCGGGATCCCCATGCTCTTCCAGGGCCAGGAGTTCTTGGAGGACGAGTGGTTCCGTGACGATGTGCCGTTGGAATGGCACCTGTCTGAGGAGTTCCATGGTGTGGTGCGGGCGTACGCCGACCTGATCCAGTTGCGCCGCAACGTGTCTGGCGGGATCCCAGGTTTGCGCGGACAGCACGTCGGCGTCACTCACGTTGATGACCAGGCCAAGGTGCTCGCCTATGTGCGCAGCAGCGCGCCGAGCGCTGCGCCGGGTGATGCGCTGGTCGTCGTCAACGCTTCCCATCAGGAGTATCGGGACTATTACCTCGGGACATCCGTTCCGGGGCGGTGGGAACTGGTCTTCAACGGCGACGCGCGTGCGTACTCGGATGACTTTGGTGATGTCAGTTCCGGCGACCTGTATGCCGGCCCGGACGCCCGCGGTGCGATCACGATTGCGCCCTACACGGCGCAGGTTTTCCGCCTGGCTTAA